Within the Desulfobulbaceae bacterium genome, the region CCAGAGGGAGTTGGCCCTGGCCCAGGCCACCAGATATTCGATCGAGTCAACAAGTCTGATACCGCCAGGGTATTTATCAAGTATCTCGGCAACTTGTTCGGTTAGTCCTGAAGCGCCGCCTACTCCCATGTTAAGACCCCCTTGCGCCAGGCGTATATAAGGCCGGCAAAAAGAATGAAAACAAAAGCAAATAATTCACAGAAAAGAACCATTGGACTGATGCTGCTATTCTGGCCAGTGACCACAGACTTGAAGATTATCATGCAAGGGAAGAGAAACAGTGATTCAATGTCGAAGAGTAAAAAGAGTAACGCA harbors:
- a CDS encoding NADH-quinone oxidoreductase subunit A; its protein translation is ALLFLLFDIESLFLFPCMIIFKSVVTGQNSSISPMVLFCELFAFVFILFAGLIYAWRKGVLTWE